From one Pseudoliparis swirei isolate HS2019 ecotype Mariana Trench chromosome 5, NWPU_hadal_v1, whole genome shotgun sequence genomic stretch:
- the mcoln3b gene encoding mucolipin-3 isoform X2, translating to MDHSSDLSDLYDVHDLYDVHDINGSPPHHEHRCSEDQEGMEHLRRKIKYYFMNPCEKYHARGRKPWKLVLQILKIAIITIQLVSFGLSNQMVVTFKEENLITFKHLFLKDYDDDGGMENYAVYSQPDVYDHIDYILKQYDHLHNITVGNHEYEKNHPMMVCQEFYRNASIFPASETFDIDIEVITECFNVYPMDHPTSQESSPRFILHFKRMLSVKITFVLKSINLQTVRYRELPDCYDFHVIEYTVYCKKECGNRVPWSDKLEFLNGWYILIIVSDVLTIIGSILKIEIQTKVLTSYDVCSIFLGTGTMFVWIGVIRYMGYFRKYNILILTMRAAFPNVIRFICCAGIIYMSYCFCGWIVLGPYHEKFRTLNTVSECLFSLINGDDMFATFQEMKRKSTLVWLFSRVYLYTFISLFIYMILNLFITIITDTYYRIKKQQLSGNLTSELHNFLSVCKDLPNSGMYRFDESKGFFLNGCITRCRKHEETLSSEA from the exons ATGGATCACTCCAGTGACTTGAGCGACTTGTACGACGTGCACGACTTGTACGACGTGCACGACATAAAcggctcccccccccaccacgaACACCGGTGCTCGGAGGACCAGGAAGGCATGGAGCATCTCAGGAGGAAGATCAAATATTACTTCATGAACCCGTGTGAGAAGTACCACGCTCGCGGACGGAAACCGTGGAAACTCGTCTTGCAGATCCTCAAAATTGCCATCATTACCATCCAG TTGGTGTCTTTCGGGCTGAGCAACCAGATGGTCGTCACGTTCAAGGAGGAAAATCTGATCACGTTCAAGCACCTCTTCTTGAAAGATTACGATGACGACGGAGGCATGGAGAACTACGCCGTCTACAGCCAGCCGGACGTCTACGACCACATCGACTACATCCTGAAACAG TATGATCATCTGCACAACATCACGGTGGGCAATCACGAATATGAGAAAAACCACCCCATGATGGTGTGTCAGGAGTTCTACAGGAACGCCAGCATCTTCCCGGCCAGCGAGACCTTTGACATCGACATCGAAGTGATAACTG AGTGCTTTAATGTTTATCCGATGGATCATCCGACATCGCAGGAGTCAAGTCCACGTTTCATATTGCATTTCAAAAG GATGCTCTCTGTCAAGATCACATTTGTCCTGAAGTCAATAAATTTACAGACGGTGAGGTATCGGGAGCTGCCAGACTGCTACGACTTCCATGTCATT GAGTACACGGTCTACTGCAAGAAAGAATGTGGTAATCGAGTCCCGTGGTCCGACAAGCTGGAGTTTCTGAACGGCTGGTACATCCTCATCATAGTCAGCGACGTCTTGACCATCATCGGCTCCATTCTCAAGATCGAGATCCAGACTAAG gtgcTCACTAGTTATGACGTCTGCAGCATCTTCCTTGGGACCGGCACCATGTTTGTCTGGATTGGGGTCATCCGCTACATGGGCTACTTCAGGAAGTATAAT ATCCTCATCCTGACGATGAGGGCGGCGTTCCCGAATGTGATCCGGTTCATCTGCTGCGCTGGGATAATCTACATGAGTTACTGCTTCTGCGGCTGGATCGTCCTGGGCCCGTATCACGAGAAG TTCCGGACGTTGAACACGGTGTCCGAGTGTCTGTTCTCCCTCATCAACGGAGACGACATGTTCGCCACCTTCCAGGAAATGAAGCGGAAGAGCACCCTGGTGTGGCTCTTCAGCCGGGTCTACCTCTACACCTTCATCTCGCTCTTCATCTACATGATCCTCAACCTCTTCATCACAATCATCACCGACACCTATTACAGGATAAAG AAGCAGCAGCTGAGTGGGAACCTGACATCAGAGCTGcacaacttcctgtctgtctgcaaagATCTGCCGAATTCTGGGATGTACAGATTTGACGAGAGCAAAGGCTTCTTCCTGAACGGCTGCATTACCAG GTGCAGGAAGCATGAGGAGACGCTGTCTTCAGAGGCATAG
- the mcoln3b gene encoding mucolipin-3 isoform X1 produces MDHSSDLSDLYDVHDLYDVHDINGSPPHHEHRCSEDQEGMEHLRRKIKYYFMNPCEKYHARGRKPWKLVLQILKIAIITIQLVSFGLSNQMVVTFKEENLITFKHLFLKDYDDDGGMENYAVYSQPDVYDHIDYILKQYDHLHNITVGNHEYEKNHPMMVCQEFYRNASIFPASETFDIDIEVITECFNVYPMDHPTSQESSPRFILHFKRMLSVKITFVLKSINLQTVRYRELPDCYDFHVIITFDNQVHSGRIKVNLENDVNVNECREWKVTGAPARNIHLTVLFDCLIMVTCIASFALCTRSVINGIQLQFEYTVYCKKECGNRVPWSDKLEFLNGWYILIIVSDVLTIIGSILKIEIQTKVLTSYDVCSIFLGTGTMFVWIGVIRYMGYFRKYNILILTMRAAFPNVIRFICCAGIIYMSYCFCGWIVLGPYHEKFRTLNTVSECLFSLINGDDMFATFQEMKRKSTLVWLFSRVYLYTFISLFIYMILNLFITIITDTYYRIKKQQLSGNLTSELHNFLSVCKDLPNSGMYRFDESKGFFLNGCITRCRKHEETLSSEA; encoded by the exons ATGGATCACTCCAGTGACTTGAGCGACTTGTACGACGTGCACGACTTGTACGACGTGCACGACATAAAcggctcccccccccaccacgaACACCGGTGCTCGGAGGACCAGGAAGGCATGGAGCATCTCAGGAGGAAGATCAAATATTACTTCATGAACCCGTGTGAGAAGTACCACGCTCGCGGACGGAAACCGTGGAAACTCGTCTTGCAGATCCTCAAAATTGCCATCATTACCATCCAG TTGGTGTCTTTCGGGCTGAGCAACCAGATGGTCGTCACGTTCAAGGAGGAAAATCTGATCACGTTCAAGCACCTCTTCTTGAAAGATTACGATGACGACGGAGGCATGGAGAACTACGCCGTCTACAGCCAGCCGGACGTCTACGACCACATCGACTACATCCTGAAACAG TATGATCATCTGCACAACATCACGGTGGGCAATCACGAATATGAGAAAAACCACCCCATGATGGTGTGTCAGGAGTTCTACAGGAACGCCAGCATCTTCCCGGCCAGCGAGACCTTTGACATCGACATCGAAGTGATAACTG AGTGCTTTAATGTTTATCCGATGGATCATCCGACATCGCAGGAGTCAAGTCCACGTTTCATATTGCATTTCAAAAG GATGCTCTCTGTCAAGATCACATTTGTCCTGAAGTCAATAAATTTACAGACGGTGAGGTATCGGGAGCTGCCAGACTGCTACGACTTCCATGTCATT ATAACTTTCGACAACCAGGTGCACAGCGGCAGGATAAAGGTCAACCTGGAAAACGACGTCAACGTCAACGAATGCCGAGAGTGGAAAGTAACCGGAGCGC CTGCCAGAAACATCCACCTGACCGTGCTGTTCGACTGCCTCATCATGGTGACCTGCATCGCCTCCTTCGCCCTCTGCACTCGCTCAGTGATCAACGGGATCCAGCTGCAGTTT GAGTACACGGTCTACTGCAAGAAAGAATGTGGTAATCGAGTCCCGTGGTCCGACAAGCTGGAGTTTCTGAACGGCTGGTACATCCTCATCATAGTCAGCGACGTCTTGACCATCATCGGCTCCATTCTCAAGATCGAGATCCAGACTAAG gtgcTCACTAGTTATGACGTCTGCAGCATCTTCCTTGGGACCGGCACCATGTTTGTCTGGATTGGGGTCATCCGCTACATGGGCTACTTCAGGAAGTATAAT ATCCTCATCCTGACGATGAGGGCGGCGTTCCCGAATGTGATCCGGTTCATCTGCTGCGCTGGGATAATCTACATGAGTTACTGCTTCTGCGGCTGGATCGTCCTGGGCCCGTATCACGAGAAG TTCCGGACGTTGAACACGGTGTCCGAGTGTCTGTTCTCCCTCATCAACGGAGACGACATGTTCGCCACCTTCCAGGAAATGAAGCGGAAGAGCACCCTGGTGTGGCTCTTCAGCCGGGTCTACCTCTACACCTTCATCTCGCTCTTCATCTACATGATCCTCAACCTCTTCATCACAATCATCACCGACACCTATTACAGGATAAAG AAGCAGCAGCTGAGTGGGAACCTGACATCAGAGCTGcacaacttcctgtctgtctgcaaagATCTGCCGAATTCTGGGATGTACAGATTTGACGAGAGCAAAGGCTTCTTCCTGAACGGCTGCATTACCAG GTGCAGGAAGCATGAGGAGACGCTGTCTTCAGAGGCATAG
- the mcoln3b gene encoding mucolipin-3 isoform X3 has translation MVVTFKEENLITFKHLFLKDYDDDGGMENYAVYSQPDVYDHIDYILKQYDHLHNITVGNHEYEKNHPMMVCQEFYRNASIFPASETFDIDIEVITECFNVYPMDHPTSQESSPRFILHFKRMLSVKITFVLKSINLQTVRYRELPDCYDFHVIITFDNQVHSGRIKVNLENDVNVNECREWKVTGAPARNIHLTVLFDCLIMVTCIASFALCTRSVINGIQLQFEYTVYCKKECGNRVPWSDKLEFLNGWYILIIVSDVLTIIGSILKIEIQTKVLTSYDVCSIFLGTGTMFVWIGVIRYMGYFRKYNILILTMRAAFPNVIRFICCAGIIYMSYCFCGWIVLGPYHEKFRTLNTVSECLFSLINGDDMFATFQEMKRKSTLVWLFSRVYLYTFISLFIYMILNLFITIITDTYYRIKKQQLSGNLTSELHNFLSVCKDLPNSGMYRFDESKGFFLNGCITRCRKHEETLSSEA, from the exons ATGGTCGTCACGTTCAAGGAGGAAAATCTGATCACGTTCAAGCACCTCTTCTTGAAAGATTACGATGACGACGGAGGCATGGAGAACTACGCCGTCTACAGCCAGCCGGACGTCTACGACCACATCGACTACATCCTGAAACAG TATGATCATCTGCACAACATCACGGTGGGCAATCACGAATATGAGAAAAACCACCCCATGATGGTGTGTCAGGAGTTCTACAGGAACGCCAGCATCTTCCCGGCCAGCGAGACCTTTGACATCGACATCGAAGTGATAACTG AGTGCTTTAATGTTTATCCGATGGATCATCCGACATCGCAGGAGTCAAGTCCACGTTTCATATTGCATTTCAAAAG GATGCTCTCTGTCAAGATCACATTTGTCCTGAAGTCAATAAATTTACAGACGGTGAGGTATCGGGAGCTGCCAGACTGCTACGACTTCCATGTCATT ATAACTTTCGACAACCAGGTGCACAGCGGCAGGATAAAGGTCAACCTGGAAAACGACGTCAACGTCAACGAATGCCGAGAGTGGAAAGTAACCGGAGCGC CTGCCAGAAACATCCACCTGACCGTGCTGTTCGACTGCCTCATCATGGTGACCTGCATCGCCTCCTTCGCCCTCTGCACTCGCTCAGTGATCAACGGGATCCAGCTGCAGTTT GAGTACACGGTCTACTGCAAGAAAGAATGTGGTAATCGAGTCCCGTGGTCCGACAAGCTGGAGTTTCTGAACGGCTGGTACATCCTCATCATAGTCAGCGACGTCTTGACCATCATCGGCTCCATTCTCAAGATCGAGATCCAGACTAAG gtgcTCACTAGTTATGACGTCTGCAGCATCTTCCTTGGGACCGGCACCATGTTTGTCTGGATTGGGGTCATCCGCTACATGGGCTACTTCAGGAAGTATAAT ATCCTCATCCTGACGATGAGGGCGGCGTTCCCGAATGTGATCCGGTTCATCTGCTGCGCTGGGATAATCTACATGAGTTACTGCTTCTGCGGCTGGATCGTCCTGGGCCCGTATCACGAGAAG TTCCGGACGTTGAACACGGTGTCCGAGTGTCTGTTCTCCCTCATCAACGGAGACGACATGTTCGCCACCTTCCAGGAAATGAAGCGGAAGAGCACCCTGGTGTGGCTCTTCAGCCGGGTCTACCTCTACACCTTCATCTCGCTCTTCATCTACATGATCCTCAACCTCTTCATCACAATCATCACCGACACCTATTACAGGATAAAG AAGCAGCAGCTGAGTGGGAACCTGACATCAGAGCTGcacaacttcctgtctgtctgcaaagATCTGCCGAATTCTGGGATGTACAGATTTGACGAGAGCAAAGGCTTCTTCCTGAACGGCTGCATTACCAG GTGCAGGAAGCATGAGGAGACGCTGTCTTCAGAGGCATAG